From one Colletotrichum destructivum chromosome 3, complete sequence genomic stretch:
- a CDS encoding Putative zn(2)Cys(6) fungal-type DNA-binding domain-containing protein has product MSHSSKRRRIILPAPSAQPSGSLPPTPATAAAAAAAAQQPSASARGTGGQATNSDESSSKASNTEARSQSVESSDDPKPRAIASKRQVIAVACDNCRRRKAKCDGQRPKCQHCSKRGVDCHYEANQGETVSLALKRKANVLEVENAQYRDLFRMVCTKTEDEAKEIFRRIRVSGDPLRVLESIRQAEILLPTLSTNDRLHDSRLAKINEKALENSPIRVPAKPWTTVVDDGLVSELIADFFIWDNVSCFPAIEQTVFVDDMRAGSIKQAKWCSPVLVNAICAVRAPFLESAKQFSAVTGRDLARLFREEVMQLLEKSHGRATIPTILALVLVDWSASIAGDESGAKMYRFMAWERYKRFKPERRFAMLNKDDPADAVEMLCISRAVWAIFFMESRISYFYNTVADIPPPSIPRLFDNHGRDAIEPRGNIDVLGRPHLASTNQIPIVPGMATVVSNLACLQYDIMQYLTSGSTIKGSIEDVRRKKHWYCRLQEFREALPTRFHVEINFTPATCFLRMHENEMAYVLLQSLHPSTKFDTPFTTPTTTVKSLCLQHCISDTTIAEAYLQRYITHSYITRQVFVATQNLMPFLNDNHAATSDLFTRLCIIGGLSARVVRMSMYLLQALQAMAWAMKLDIPAEAKQYLDPWVKLAIQESETRPPSYAVPDREEIKALLADDDQSEGGARESGAELWALVEKWAVSGGKGP; this is encoded by the exons ATGTCGCACTCGTCGAAGCGTCGCCGCATTATTCTTCCCGCGCCCAGTGCCCAGCCCTCCGGTTCTCTCCCTCCTACACCCGCaaccgcagcagcagctgcggcggcggcccagcAACCCTCCGCCTCTGCACGTGGAACGGGAGGACAGGCGACCAACAGCGATGAGTCCTCGAGCAAGGCTTCGAACACCGAGGCCAGGAGTCAGAGCGTTGAGTCCTCAGATGACCCGAAGCCGCGTGCAATTGCGTCCAAGCGACAGGTCATTGCCGTTGCTTGCGACAACTGTCGACGGAGAAAGGCCAAG TGCGATGGCCAACGCCCGAAATGCCAGCACTGCTCCAAGCGAGGCGTCGACTGCCACTACGAGGCGAACCAGGGCGAGACGGTGAGTCTCGCCCTCAAACGCAAGGCCAACGTCTTGGAGGTGGAAAACGCACAGTACAGAGACCTCTTCCGCATGGTCTGCACCAagaccgaggacgaggcaAAGGAAATTTTCCGCCGCATCCGAGTCTCGGGCGATCCCCTCAGAGTTTTGGAGTCCATCCGCCAGGCAGAAATTCTGCTCCCCACGCTATCGACGAATGATCGGTTACACGACTCGAGACTGGCCAAGATCAACGAAAAAGCCCTCGAGAACAGCCCCATCCGCGTGCCCGCCAAACCATGGACCACCGTGGTAGACGATGGTCTAGTGTCGGAGCTCATCGCCGACTTCTTCATCTGGGACAACGTGAGCTGTTTCCCGGCCATCGAGCAAACCGTGTTTGTCGACGACATGCGAGCCGGCAGCATCAAGCAAGCCAAGTGGTGCTCGcccgtcctcgtcaatgCTATTTGTGCAGTTCGCGCA CCATTCCTCGAGAGCGCTAAACAGTTCAGTGCCGTCACTGGCAGAGACCTCGCCAGACTGTTCCGGGAGGAGGTTATGCAGCTGCTGGAAAAAAGTCATGGACGCGCCACAATACCCACCATTCTGGCACTCGTACTCGTCGACTGGTCGGCCAGCATCGCTGGAGACGAGTCCGGCGCCAAGATGTACCGCTTCATGGCCTGGGAGCGGTACAAGCGATTCAAACCCGAGCGGCGGTTCGCCATGCTCAACAAAGACGACCCGGCCGATGCTGTCGAGATGTTGTGCATTTCAAGGGCGGTAtgggccatcttcttcatggAAAG TCGAATCTCGTATTTCTACAACACAGTCGCCGATATCCCCCCACCTTCAATACCAAGATTATTCGACAACCACGGCAGAGACGCCATCGAGCCAAGAGGCAACATTGATGTCCTCGGACGGCCGCACCTGGCATCAACGAATCAGATACCCATCGTGCCGGGCATGGCCACTGTCGTGTCAAACCTCGCCTGTTTACAATACGACATCATGCAGTACCTCACTTCCGGCAGCACCATAAAGGGCAGCATAGAAGACGTCAGGAGGAAGAAGCACTGGTATTGCAGGTTACAGGAGTTTAGGGAGGCCTTGCCCACCCGTTTCCATGTCGAAATTAACTTCACTCCCGCGACCTGCTTCCTCAG GATGCACGAGAACGAAATGGCATACGTTCTTCTGCAGTCCCTCCACCCATCAACAAAGTTCGATACCCCCTTTACGACACCTACCACTACCGTGAAATCTCTCTGCCTGCAGCACTGCATATCCGACACGACCATTGCAGAAGCATACTTACAACGATACATCACCCACTCCTACATTACCCGCCAAGTCTTTGTGGCTACGCAAAACCTGATGCCGTTTCTCAACGACAACCACGCCGCCACGAGTGACCTGTTCACGCGCCTCtgcatcatcggcggcctctCTGCCCGTGTTGTTCGCATGTCCATGTACCTTCTGCAGGCGCTTCAAGCCATGGCGTGGGCGATGAAGTTGGATATACCCGCCGAAGCGAAGCAGTATCTTGACCCCTGGGTGAAGTTGGCGATCCAGGAGAGCGAGACGAGGCCCCCAAGCTACGCCGTGCCGGATCGCGAAGAAATCAAAGCGCTTCTGGCAGATGACGACCAGAGTGAAGGAGGGGCCAGGGAAAGCGGCGCCGAACTTTGGGCTCTGGTCGAGAAGTGGGCTGTCAGTGGCGGCAAAGGTCCTTGA
- a CDS encoding uncharacterized protein (Putative zn(2)Cys(6) fungal-type DNA-binding domain, transcription factor domain, fungi), which yields MSSSAALREGAKRQRVSIACLACRQRRMRCDGQQPVCGSCVRKGTECEFQHADNKRRPPSKKYVESLQTRIRHLEAQVVSLGSQPASTQSNPNTQDADQAESTGEDDEQSPLSDLTGLVGRLNVIDDGQLHYFGSQSSYNLVREPLCDTNPHEPSLRVRRQGLAAAAQLGKIVSVSSELQEHLLELYWRWQNPWNYVIHKSAFLKSFRGENDGKYCSPLLLCSIFAIAARYSDRIELRSVADEPSTAGDAFCEQAKILLLYESEAPSITTVQSACLLALRIMSDGKEALGWLYSGNATRMAHNLGLHLDGSKWTTAGLVSEEEAEARKVTWWGCYVVDKLFAIGLGRPSSTPKSTISCPKPSIDTVEEFTPWLPGSDSLGGEKSLGIHSHISSTACHLSEIMTIACESMDEIYAANRKLAIPEMEDIVSKTDVELRTHYRELPSYLRLPASIKTPMLPHVCLFHIQYHAHLILLHRPLVHKRKRRLVVGVDASLENIGDEDDEGDEYANRHMATCRDSAAEIARLLRVYKQQYTLRRIPIAAVHLCFSATVIHLIDARPTNPNRQQAIRHLQTCIDALRDLRTAWWAWSERALRAVRLLAREWYQCEDVSQLQDRSGLRAETAAGAPADFDIPDGAVAGVSGGSFGSSRGQGNCSSSGDGGSGGGGGMGGRGVVESDTLAFLFDVATPDQYTDGLVKEWLAESGYDVLNGVAE from the exons ATGTCGAGCTCCGCCGCGCTGCGAGAGGGCGCAAAGAGACAACGCGTCTCGATCGCTTGTCTTGCGTGCCGTCAGAGGCGCATGCGA TGCGATGGCCAGCAGCCTGTCTGTGGCTCGTGTGTGAGGAAAGGGACCGAGTGTGAGTTTCAGCACGCGGACAATAAACGACG ACCGCCCAGCAAGAAATATGTCGAGTCCCTGCAGACCCGGATCCGACACCTGGAGGCTCAGGTAGTATCGCTAGGCTCTCAACCGGCATCAACTCAGAGCAACCCAAACACTCAAGACGCCGATCAGGCTGAAAGCAccggcgaagacgatgaacAAAGCCCTCTTTCGGACCTCACCGGCCTGGTCGGTCGCCTTAACGTCATAGACGATGGCCAACTGCACTACTTTGGATCGCAAAGTTCGTACAACCTCGTCCGGGAGCCCCTCTGCGATACCAATCCCCACGAGCCGTCGCTCAGAGTCCGAAGACAAGGCCTGGCCGCTGCGGCTCAACTCGGAAAAATCGTGAGCGTCTCCAGTGAGCTGCAGGAGCACCTGCTTGAGCTCTACTGGCGATGGCAGAACCCATGGAACTACGTGATCCACAAGAGCGCGTTTCTCAAAAGCTTTCGGGGCGAAAACGATGGGAAATACTGCTCGCCGCTCCTGTTGTGCTccatcttcgccatcgcGGCGCGGTACTCTGACCGTATTGAGCTGAGGTCTGTGGCCGATGAGCCGAGTACCGCCGGGGATGCGTTTTGCGAGCAAGCCAAGATACTGCTCCTGTATGAAAGTGAGGCGCCTTCTATTACGACTGTTCAGTCTGCATGCCTCTTGGCTTTGCGAATCATGTCGGACGGCAAGGAGGCGCTGGGATGGCTGTATTCAG GCAACGCAACAAGAATGGCACACAACCTCGGCCTGCATCTCGACGGTTCCAAGTGGACAACTGCTGGCTTGGTGtcggaggaagaggctgaAGCAAGGAAAGTAACGTGGTGGGGATGCTACGTCGTCGACAA ACTGTTCGCCATCGGCCTGGGCCGGCCAAGCAGCACGCCAAAATCGACCATATCATGCCCGAAACCCAGCATCGACACCGTTGAAGAGTTCACTCCCTGGCTGCCAGGCTCCGActcgctcggcggcgaaAAGTCGTTAGGCATTCATTCGCACATATCGTCGACAGCGTGCCATTTATCGGAGATCATGACGATTGCGTGCGAATCGATGGACGAGAT TTACGCAGCAAACCGTAAACTGGCCATTCCAGAAATGGAAGACATTGTCAGCAAAACAGACGTGGAACTACGCACACATTATAGGGAGCTGCCGAGCTACCTGCggctgccggcctcgatcAAGACGCCGATGCTTCCTCACGTGTGTCTGTTTCA CATACAGTACCACGCGCATCTCATTCTCCTCCACAGACCGCTCGTACACAAGAGGAAGCGGCggttggttgttggtgtCGACGCATCACTGGAGAATatcggcgacgaagacgacgaaggcgacgaatATGCGAACCGGCACATGGCAACATGTCGtgactcggcggcggagatTGCGAGGCTGCTGAGAGTGTACAAACAACAATACACACTC CGGCGCATCCCCATCGCGGCGGTTCACCtctgcttctcggcgaccGTCATCCACCTTATCGACGCGCGCCCGACGAACCCGAACAGGCAGCAGGCGATCAGGCACTTGCAGACGTGCATCGACGCGCTGCGAGATCTCAGGACGGCATGGTGGGCGTGGAGCGAGCGGGCGTTGCGAGCGGTGCGGCTATTGGCTCGCGAGTGGTATCAGTGTGAAGATGTCTCACAACTGCAGGACCGGAGCGGCCTCAGAGCCGAGACAGCGGCTGGGGCACCGGCAGATTTCGACATACCCGATGGAGCGGTTGCAGGGGTGTCAGGGGGGTCATTTGGCTCGTCAAGGGGTCAAGGGaactgcagcagcagtggtgatggtggtagtggtggtggtggtggcatgGGTGGTCGGGGGGTTGTTGAGAGCGACACGTTGGCATTCTTGTTCGACGTTGCAACGCCGGATCAGTACACGGATGGGCTCGTCAAAGAGTGGTTGGCGGAAAGTGGCTACGATGTGCTGAACGGCGTCGCAGAATAG